Part of the Sulfuriflexus mobilis genome is shown below.
GCAGATATTGGAGGCCTACGGTGACATGCGTGCCATCTTGCGAACAGCGGGACGCGATATTGACGTGCTCGGCCTGGATGCGCGGCGTGCCTGGCAGCTGCAACTGGATAATGGCATTCAGCTGGCCCTCGGACGACAAGACAGTCGGCAACGCTTGCAGCGTTTTACTCGTGCCTACGCCTATTTATTTAATGAACAACAGGAAATCATTAGTACCGTGGACTTACGTTATACCAATGGCTTTGCTGTACGTTGGCAACAGCTGGAAGATAAAAATGCCGCAGAGGCGGGTGTGGGGATGAAAAATCATGTCCAGAAAAGCTGAACAAAATCTCATCGTCGGGCTGGATATCGGCACATCGAAGATCGTCGCCATTGTTGGCGAGATCAATGATGAAAACGGTATTGAGATCATCGGCATTGGCTCGCACCCTTCACGCGGCCTGAAGAAGGGTGTGGTGGTGAATATTGAATCGACGGTGCAGTCGATACAGCGTGCGGTGGAAGAGGCCGAGCTGATGGCGGGTTGCCAGATACACTCCGTGTACGCGGGCATTGCCGGTAGCCATATCAGCAGCCTGAACTCGCACGGTATCGTCGCGATTCGTGATAAAGAGGTGACTCCCGGTGATGTCGACCGTGTTATCGATGCCGCACGTGCTGTGGCGATCCCGGCCGATCAACGCGTGCTGCACGTCTTGCCACAGGAATTCATTATCGATAACCAGGAAGGCATCAAGGAGCCAGTGGGGATGGCCGGTGTGCGTCTTGAGGCCAAGGTTCACCTGATCAGCGGGGCGATGAGTGCCGCGCAGAATATTCTCAAGTGTGTACGCCGTTGCGGTCTTGAGGTCGATGACATCATTCTCGAACAGTTGGCCTCAAGTCACTCGGTGTTGACCGAGGATGAAAAGGAACTCGGTGTTTGTCTGGTGGATATTGGTGGCGGCACCACGGATATTGCCGTGTTTACCGATGGCGCAATTCGTCATACCGCCGTGATCCCGATTGCCGGTGACCAGGTCACCAATGATATTGCCGTGGCCCTGCGTACCCCGACCCAGTATGCCGAAGAGATCAAGGTGAAATATGCCTGCGCGCTGACGCAACTGGCGGGTGCCGAAGAAACCATCGAGGTGCCGAGTGTCGGCGACCGTCCGCCGCGCCGCCTGACTCGCCAGACCCTGGCCGAGGTAGTGGAGCCGCGTTACGAGGAACTTATTAGTCTGATCCAGGCCGAACTGCGCCGCAGCGGCTTTGAAGACATTATCGCCGCCGGCATCGTTTTAACCGGAGGCAGTTCGAAAATGGAAGGCGTGGTGGAACTCGCCGAGGAAATATTCCATATGCCGGTGCGCCTCGGTGTGCCGCATTCTGTCTCCGGCCTGGTCGACGTGGTGCGTAATCCGATTCATGCCACAGGTGTGGGTCTGCTGCTGTTTGGACATCAGCAACGTAATACCGGCAGTCTCGAGGCATTGTCATCGAGCAGTGTCAAAGGTGTATGGAAACGTATGAAGAGTTGGTTTCAAGGTAATTTCTGACAGGCATCAGCCTGAAAGGGAAGTGTTGTGTTTAATGTTGTATTAACAAGTAGTAATAACTGGAGGGGCGATTATGTTTGAACTTATGGATGCATACAGCCAGAGTGCTGTGATCAAGGTGATTGGGGTCGGTGGTGGTGGCGGTAACGCTGTCGAACACATGATGTCTGCCGACATTGAAGGCGTGGAGTTTATCTGTGCCAACACGGATGCCCAGGCATTGAAGAATGCCTCGGCAAAAACCCTGTTACAACTGGGCGGTGCCATTACCAAGGGACTGGGTGCTGGCGCCAATCCCGAGATTGGCCGTGGTGCGGCATTGGAAGATCGTGAGCGTATCCGCGAAGTGATCGAGGGTGCCGACATGTTGTTTATCACTGCGGGTATGGGAGGAGGTACCGGTACCGGTGCCGCGCCGGTGATTGCCGAGATCGCCAAGGAGATGGGTATTCTTACCGTCGCCGTGATCACACGGCCGTTCTCTTTTGAGGGCAAGAAGCGCTCAACGATAGCGGCTGAAGGCATTGAAGAACTCAGCAAGAACGTGGATTCCCTGATCACGATTCCAAACGAGAAGCTGCTTTCGGTACTCGGGAAAGACCTGTCTCTGCTTGATGCCTTCAAGGCCGCCAACGATGTCCTCTTCGGTGCCGTACAGGGGATTGCCGAATTGATCACCCGCCCGGGTCTGATCAATGTCGACTTCGCTGATGTGCGTACCGTGATGTCAGAGATGGGTATGGCGATGATGGGTTCAGCCGTGGCAAGTGGTGAAGGGCGTGCGCGTATCGCTGCCGAGCAGGCAGTCGGCAGTCCATTACTCGAAGACGTCAACCTTTCCGGTGCCCGCGGCATCCTCGTTAATATTACCGCCGGTCTGGATATGTCGATTGGTGAGTTTGAAGAGGTCGGAGAAACGATTAAACAGTTTGCCTCTGATAATGCCACAGTGGTGGTCGGCACGGTCATCGATCCGGAATTGACCGATGAACTGCGGGTCACCGTGGTCGCGACGGGTCTGGGTCAGCCACAACAGCAATTGCGTGGTCACGATACACCGGTACAAAAGGTCGTGGACAATACACGGATGCCGGAGAATATCGAACCGGACTACAGCAAACTGGATCGTCCGACGGTGATCCGCAAGCAGGCCTCGGGTGATCACTTCGCCGGTGTCGGCGAACAGGACCTGGAGTACCTCGATATCCCGGCCTTCCTGCGGCGCCAGGCCGACTAGACCTATACCTTATATATAGGTGACCCGTGGACCACGGCGCGGCGGATTCGCCCCCCGCCGCCGCCGTGGCTTCATTTCCTCGCAATTTCAGACTGTTATATCGGTTTTGTGCGCTGCATCACTATGCACTGAGATCATTCCTGTGCTAGTATTATGCGAGAATTAACTGGGTATTTTACCCCAACTCGCCCCGAAGGCGGGTAAGGCGCATAAACAACACATGATAAAACAGCGTACGCTCAAAAATGTCATCCGCGCGACCGGCGTGGGACTTCATACCGGTGAGAAGATTTACCTGACCCTGCGCCCAGCGGCCGTGGATACGGGCATTGTTTTTCGTCGTGTCGACCTGGCAGAGCCGGTGGACATCCCGGCCCGCCCTGAGTTTGTCAGTGACACCCAATTGTGCACGACTGTGTGCAAAGATGATGTACGTGTTTCTACGGTAGAACACCTGCTGTCCGCTATGGCGGGCCTGGGCATCGACAATGCCTATATTGATCTGAGCGCGGCCGAAGTACCGATCATGGACGGCAGTGCCGGTCCGTTTGTGTTCCTGATCCAGTCTGCGGGTATTGAGGAACAGAACGCACCGAAGCGTTTTGTCCGTATCAAACGCCCGGTGATCGTCGAGGATGGCGATAAATGGGTGAAATTTGAGCCCTTTGACGGCTTCAAGGTCAGTTTCAGCATCGAGTTTGACCATCCGGTTTTCGAAACCCACACGCGTACCGCCGAACTGGACTTCTCTACCACCTCGTTTGTGAAAGAGGTCAGCCGGGCGCGGACCTTCGGT
Proteins encoded:
- the ftsA gene encoding cell division protein FtsA; its protein translation is MSRKAEQNLIVGLDIGTSKIVAIVGEINDENGIEIIGIGSHPSRGLKKGVVVNIESTVQSIQRAVEEAELMAGCQIHSVYAGIAGSHISSLNSHGIVAIRDKEVTPGDVDRVIDAARAVAIPADQRVLHVLPQEFIIDNQEGIKEPVGMAGVRLEAKVHLISGAMSAAQNILKCVRRCGLEVDDIILEQLASSHSVLTEDEKELGVCLVDIGGGTTDIAVFTDGAIRHTAVIPIAGDQVTNDIAVALRTPTQYAEEIKVKYACALTQLAGAEETIEVPSVGDRPPRRLTRQTLAEVVEPRYEELISLIQAELRRSGFEDIIAAGIVLTGGSSKMEGVVELAEEIFHMPVRLGVPHSVSGLVDVVRNPIHATGVGLLLFGHQQRNTGSLEALSSSSVKGVWKRMKSWFQGNF
- the ftsZ gene encoding cell division protein FtsZ; the protein is MFELMDAYSQSAVIKVIGVGGGGGNAVEHMMSADIEGVEFICANTDAQALKNASAKTLLQLGGAITKGLGAGANPEIGRGAALEDRERIREVIEGADMLFITAGMGGGTGTGAAPVIAEIAKEMGILTVAVITRPFSFEGKKRSTIAAEGIEELSKNVDSLITIPNEKLLSVLGKDLSLLDAFKAANDVLFGAVQGIAELITRPGLINVDFADVRTVMSEMGMAMMGSAVASGEGRARIAAEQAVGSPLLEDVNLSGARGILVNITAGLDMSIGEFEEVGETIKQFASDNATVVVGTVIDPELTDELRVTVVATGLGQPQQQLRGHDTPVQKVVDNTRMPENIEPDYSKLDRPTVIRKQASGDHFAGVGEQDLEYLDIPAFLRRQAD
- the lpxC gene encoding UDP-3-O-acyl-N-acetylglucosamine deacetylase, whose translation is MIKQRTLKNVIRATGVGLHTGEKIYLTLRPAAVDTGIVFRRVDLAEPVDIPARPEFVSDTQLCTTVCKDDVRVSTVEHLLSAMAGLGIDNAYIDLSAAEVPIMDGSAGPFVFLIQSAGIEEQNAPKRFVRIKRPVIVEDGDKWVKFEPFDGFKVSFSIEFDHPVFETHTRTAELDFSTTSFVKEVSRARTFGLLKDVERLRENNLALGGSLDNAIVVDDYRILNEDGLRYEDEFVKHKILDAVGDLYLLGHSLIGAFSGYKSGHALNNRLLRALMADAEAWEIVTFEDTDNMPIAFSKPVQAT